A segment of the Arachis hypogaea cultivar Tifrunner chromosome 5, arahy.Tifrunner.gnm2.J5K5, whole genome shotgun sequence genome:
CTCATTACTCAACATAGAAAGAAAAAGGTGAAGGGTAGTGATGCTAATGCTGCAATAAGCTACTTGAGAGGTAAAGCTGGAGATGATTCTTATTTCTTTGGAAAGTATACATTAAGTAACGTTAATCGattagaaaatttattttgggcTGATAGGACTAGCCATATTGATTATGAGTATTTTGGGAATGTGTTGACATTTGCTTCGACTTACAATAGGAACGTCTACAATAAATTACTTATATTTTCTGGTAGCAATCATCATGGGCATACTATCATATTTGGATGTGGTCTTCTTTTTCTTAATGAGGATATTAGTTTATACAAGTGGCTCTTGCAAACCTTTTTGGAAATAATAGGGAATAAACACCCTAGGTTGGTTGTTACCGATAAACATCTTTCAATGAGAGAAGTCATTAAACAAGTCTATCCCTATGCAATATATCGATTATATGCATGGCATTTACATAGGAATGCATGTGAGAAAGTTAAGAACTATGGATTTCTAAATGACTTCAAGGAGTTGATATATGTTAATGCGAGTGTTGAAGAGTTTGAGGTCAAGCAGAGACACATGGTGGAGAAGTATAACTTATCAAGTAACTATTGGGCCGACCAAACTTATGAGTTGAGATATTTATGGGCTCTCGCACATTTGAGGAACCAATTTTTGGACAAATTGGGACAGCATCCTAATGTGAAGGGATTAACTCTCTAATAGAGGCATATGTGAGAAAGAAAGACACCTTTTTTAAATTCATCAATAACATAGAGACTATTATTAGGCATTACAAGAATAATAAAGATTTTCATAGTTCAATAGTAAATATACTGATCCAGTACTTGTGACTCCTTTGTTGGCACTTAAAGGTTTTACTGTAAAGACTTTCACTCGTAATATTTTTTCTGAGGTCGGGAAGGAAATCAAGGATGCTTGTGCTATGAATGTAGACTTGGTAAGTTAGGGTGctaaaaaactatttttcaagCGTAATAGTTTTGGGATGCCAAAGATTGAGCATGTGGTTGAGTTTAATAGAGTTGAAGGGATATTTCATTGTGAATGTATGtggttcaaaaataaaaaaattttctacaGGCACATATTTAGATGCTTAAAGTACCAACATGTTGAAATTATTCCAAAACACTTAGTATGCAAGCAAAGGACAAAGAATACCAATAATGGTTTTATCAAGTCAATTGTAGATTATCCAAGTAATTTTGATAAGGTACTCAAGTTTTATTTGGGTGTGTTTGGTGCTGAGTGTTCTAAGTTAATGGATGTTGCATAAAACTCTAGTAATTTTGCTGAAGTAATGGATGATGTTGTCAATACAATTACAAAACTCAAAAAGCAAGTTGAAAATCCACAAAATGGTAATTTAGACGATGACTACATTGTTAATTTATTGGTGGTGAAAAGTACGGGAGCTCccataaaaaacacaaaatataagTAACAGAAAAAGTGTTAAAATTGCGGTGCGCCAAGACATTACATCAAATATTATCCTAAGAATCCTGGTAGAATACTTAATAATTCATTAGCTGATGATATGGAAATGAATAATAGCAGCTACCTTGACATGTTTCTAAGGTACATCATCTTAGAACTATGTCTAGATCcagaattttattatataatgatTTGGCtcattatatattgaattttcaaactatgttatttttataatatggtaataaaaaattatacttaattTATGATCAGCACAAAAGatataatagtaataaaaatCAGCAAAAAATAGAATCAGGAAGGGACATTGGAAGTAAAATAACACCAACTATAGCAGCTAAATCTACTTTGACTAGTTAAGAAAAAACATCAAGTCTTGGTTTTGATGCCTCTATTAGTGCATCTACAAATAATCCACAATCTGAGATGAGTTCTGGACTAGTTGATTTTCCTCTTGTGGCTCTTGAAACTAAAATGGCAGATTGAGAATGATTCAGATTGTGGGATGCTTAATTATCCTTatactttttattaattacatGAATATTAGGTTTCtagtatttttttcattttaacttTTTGTCCAAGTAATTGTTTATCTGCAAAAACATCTCATGCAATTTATTGAGTAATTATATATTTACCAATTGAACTTATACAATTTTTTGACTATGCTCTACTCTCTTCATTGAAAATCTTAGTCCAAACTACACTGAAGATTAAATGAGACAAATTTTCTCAGTGCGAGTTATTGTGTTTATCTGATCAGTAAATCTTCTACTGCTATTCTACTAATGATCTATAGTATAGTTGTTCATATTGGAGTAGTGTTGGCCCTAGTAGTGCTTGTTATATCTTGATATTGCGATGTTCATATTTCACTTGATTTTAGCCAATGTTATTAGTGGGCTATTTAGTTACACTACTTCCGTTGCTAATTTGACAATTTCACCTAAATTTTTTGCGATAATTTTGGGCTTTTTCTATAATTTAATTATGGCTAATTTGggtagttcttttttattttttttgttttactttgcATATTGTTATTCAAAATATTACACTTTAAGATGTACTTTTGTACATTCTAAAAatcattataaataataaaataaaatacagaacaaattaGGCATAGTGTCTGTAAATAATCAtaatatttcaaaagaaaaatataatggtCCAAAATATCCATGGTATATAGAGATAAACTAAAAAAGATAGTAGTAACCTAGTTCAAAACTTCTATCTGATAATAACTAAGATTAACTTTAACATAATCTAAACAAAATATCACTTAAGCTTCAACTAACAACTTCACAAAGCCTAACTAAGTGTGTGACACATTGTCAGAGAAAGCAGGTACTTTATCACCACACTTTGATAATAGAAAATTGTGGAGCATTGCCACATTATCCTTAAC
Coding sequences within it:
- the LOC140184878 gene encoding protein FAR1-RELATED SEQUENCE 5-like — protein: MHEYCILSDADKVQVKNLQDISIRSYHILGYLTVQKDGYVSLSFNQKDMYNLITQHRKKKVKGSDANAAISYLRGKAGDDSYFFGKYTLSNVNRLENLFWADRTSHIDYEYFGNVLTFASTYNRNVYNKLLIFSGSNHHGHTIIFGCGLLFLNEDISLYKWLLQTFLEIIGNKHPRLVVTDKHLSMREVIKQVYPYAIYRLYAWHLHRNACEKVKNYGFLNDFKELIYVNASVEEFEVKQRHMVEKYNLSSNYWADQTYELRYLWALAHLRNQFLDKLGQHPNVKGLTL